A part of Thermococcus sp. SY098 genomic DNA contains:
- a CDS encoding PDGLE domain-containing protein, protein MRTVIKGLIIIIILLAIALPFASNNPDGLEATMEKVGLEEHPVYKAPLDYGETWGQSIAMGLIGIILVFGVSYGLAKLIKEV, encoded by the coding sequence ATGAGAACGGTGATTAAGGGATTAATTATCATTATCATCCTGCTTGCAATAGCTTTGCCATTCGCTTCAAATAATCCAGATGGACTGGAGGCAACCATGGAAAAAGTTGGACTCGAGGAACATCCAGTTTATAAAGCACCGCTCGACTACGGAGAAACATGGGGACAAAGTATTGCCATGGGGCTGATCGGAATAATTTTAGTGTTTGGAGTCAGTTATGGGCTTGCTAAATTGATAAAGGAGGTTTAA
- the mpgP gene encoding mannosyl-3-phosphoglycerate phosphatase codes for MRVIFLDLDKTLIGDDYSPEPAKQIINELKRIGFRIIFNSSKTRAEQEYYRKALNVEDPFIVETGSAIYIPKDVFPFKFNFTRETERYFIIELGESYRKIRNVLSEIGWVFGLKYYGNSTIEEIMKFTGLPKHLAELAARREYSETIFRWRNEKFVDIIKSKGLTVSKGSRFYNVHGNTNKGKAAHVLLLLYSKLFGDIESYAVGDSFNDFPLFEVVDKAFIVGNLKHPEAVNISSIKELLEVIE; via the coding sequence ATGAGAGTGATATTCCTTGACCTTGATAAAACTTTAATTGGAGATGATTACTCTCCAGAACCAGCAAAACAAATAATTAACGAGCTAAAAAGAATAGGGTTTAGAATAATCTTTAATTCATCAAAAACAAGGGCAGAGCAGGAGTATTACAGAAAAGCTTTGAATGTTGAGGATCCATTCATAGTGGAGACAGGAAGTGCAATATACATCCCAAAGGACGTATTCCCATTTAAGTTTAATTTCACAAGGGAAACTGAAAGATATTTTATCATAGAGCTTGGTGAAAGCTATAGAAAAATTCGAAATGTTCTTAGTGAAATCGGTTGGGTATTTGGGCTTAAATACTATGGAAATTCGACAATTGAAGAGATAATGAAATTTACGGGTTTGCCAAAGCATCTTGCTGAGCTTGCAGCAAGGAGAGAATACTCAGAAACTATCTTTCGGTGGAGGAATGAAAAATTTGTGGATATAATTAAATCGAAGGGGCTTACAGTGTCAAAGGGAAGCAGATTTTATAATGTTCATGGAAATACAAACAAAGGAAAAGCTGCTCATGTGCTTTTGCTTTTATATTCTAAATTATTTGGAGATATAGAAAGCTATGCTGTTGGAGACAGCTTTAATGACTTCCCCCTATTTGAAGTTGTTGACAAGGCGTTTATAGTTGGGAACCTAAAACATCCAGAGGCTGTGAATATCAGTTCAATAAAAGAATTGCTGGAGGTGATAGAATGA
- a CDS encoding mannose-1-phosphate guanylyltransferase/mannose-6-phosphate isomerase, whose translation MKTLILAGGKGTRLWPLSRELMPKQFIRIFDDTSLFQKTVERALLFSKPKEIFIVTNKEYHFRVFDELRDMGIDIPEENVLLEPVGKNTLPAIYWGIRTINENFGKSKVAVLPSDHLVEVNEKYIDAFKKAEKLAEAYFVTFGVKPTKPHTGYGYIRPGEKLDVGYKVAEFKEKPDLETARKYVEEGYYWNSGMFMFDTELFIEEVKKLTPDVYKAFEEAKSIEEAYEMVPDISVDYGIMEKTDKAAVVPLNVYWNDLGSFDSIYEAFKKDQNGNAVRIRGLKAEYIGIDSNNNLIITERLTATVGVRDLIIIDTGDALLVASRGEGQKVKLVYEKLKEKNDERAIVHRTAYRPWGSYTILEEGDRYKIKRLTVLPGKRLSLQMHYHRSEHWVVVRGTAKVVVEDKEMLLRPGESVFIPAGVKHRLENPGKVVLEVIETQIGEYLGEDDIVRFQDDFGRS comes from the coding sequence ATGAAGACTTTAATTTTGGCTGGAGGAAAAGGAACTCGTCTGTGGCCGCTGAGTAGAGAGTTAATGCCAAAGCAGTTCATAAGGATATTTGATGATACCTCTCTTTTCCAAAAAACTGTAGAAAGAGCGTTGCTCTTCTCAAAACCGAAGGAGATTTTTATAGTAACCAACAAAGAATACCACTTCAGGGTTTTTGATGAGCTCAGAGACATGGGGATTGATATCCCAGAGGAAAACGTTCTCCTCGAGCCGGTTGGAAAAAACACCCTTCCAGCTATTTACTGGGGGATAAGAACGATTAATGAGAATTTTGGTAAGTCCAAAGTCGCTGTTTTGCCCTCAGATCATTTAGTTGAGGTCAATGAAAAATATATCGATGCATTTAAAAAAGCAGAAAAGCTTGCCGAGGCTTATTTCGTAACATTTGGAGTCAAGCCTACAAAGCCCCATACTGGTTACGGATATATAAGACCCGGAGAGAAACTGGATGTTGGTTATAAGGTTGCTGAATTTAAAGAAAAACCAGACTTAGAGACAGCGAGAAAATACGTTGAGGAAGGCTACTACTGGAACAGCGGAATGTTCATGTTTGATACAGAGCTTTTCATTGAGGAGGTCAAAAAGCTAACTCCAGATGTTTACAAGGCGTTTGAAGAGGCTAAGAGCATTGAAGAAGCCTATGAAATGGTTCCAGACATATCTGTCGATTATGGAATTATGGAAAAGACTGACAAAGCTGCAGTTGTGCCCTTGAACGTTTACTGGAATGACCTTGGAAGCTTTGATTCCATCTACGAAGCATTCAAAAAAGATCAAAACGGTAACGCAGTTAGGATAAGAGGATTAAAAGCCGAATACATAGGAATTGACTCAAACAACAACTTGATTATAACAGAACGTTTAACGGCGACGGTTGGTGTGAGGGATCTTATAATAATTGATACGGGAGATGCTCTACTTGTTGCATCAAGGGGGGAAGGTCAGAAAGTTAAGCTGGTTTATGAAAAGCTCAAAGAAAAAAATGATGAAAGGGCTATTGTCCACAGAACAGCTTACAGGCCATGGGGTTCTTATACCATCCTCGAAGAGGGAGACCGCTATAAAATCAAGAGATTAACAGTACTGCCTGGAAAAAGACTTTCACTTCAAATGCACTATCACAGGTCGGAGCACTGGGTCGTTGTTAGAGGAACAGCAAAGGTTGTTGTTGAGGACAAAGAAATGCTCTTAAGACCTGGGGAGAGTGTGTTCATACCAGCTGGAGTTAAACATAGATTAGAAAACCCGGGAAAAGTTGTTTTGGAAGTTATAGAAACTCAAATAGGAGAATATCTCGGAGAAGATGATATAGTGAGGTTTCAAGATGACTTCGGAAGAAGTTAA
- a CDS encoding energy-coupling factor transporter transmembrane component T produces the protein MYLPFLLIYALAVVTRKSLSELAYFGVVLIGLIVFLRPKKSIFKHLGFLLGFEGLLFILALFNPGEPLVSTPIGAITKEGIHSFFLLLGKAFLSSSAVVVTSNSLGFSRLLAEMEELRFPRILILTLAFTYRYLDLFKEEALRMKRALDSRAFGIGKREYYRKLGMLISEIFVRAYIRNDKIYKAMLSRCFGEFPKFERNKSLVPLILSVIALAGVLI, from the coding sequence TTGTATCTGCCTTTTCTTTTAATTTATGCTCTTGCAGTTGTTACAAGAAAAAGTTTGAGTGAGCTCGCATATTTTGGAGTAGTTCTTATTGGACTGATTGTCTTTTTAAGACCAAAAAAGAGCATTTTCAAACACTTGGGATTTTTACTTGGGTTTGAGGGCTTATTGTTCATTCTCGCACTTTTTAATCCCGGCGAACCTTTAGTAAGTACACCAATTGGAGCCATAACAAAAGAGGGAATACACTCCTTCTTCTTGCTTTTAGGAAAGGCTTTCCTATCTTCTTCAGCTGTTGTTGTGACGTCTAACTCCTTAGGTTTCTCAAGACTTTTGGCTGAAATGGAAGAGCTCAGATTTCCAAGAATACTAATTTTAACCCTCGCATTCACTTACCGCTATCTTGACCTGTTCAAAGAGGAAGCACTGAGAATGAAACGAGCCTTAGATTCAAGAGCTTTCGGAATAGGAAAAAGAGAATACTACAGAAAACTGGGAATGCTCATAAGCGAGATATTCGTGAGGGCTTACATTAGAAATGACAAGATTTACAAGGCAATGCTCTCAAGATGCTTTGGCGAATTTCCAAAATTCGAAAGAAATAAAAGCCTCGTGCCATTAATCCTCAGCGTAATTGCACTGGCAGGTGTCTTGATATGA
- a CDS encoding energy-coupling factor ABC transporter permease, with the protein MHIPDGLLSMPVIVITYIIMVATVAYSAKKLKDFPENKIPLLGLFAAGIFAAQMVNFPIIGGVSGHLLGATLVAILLGPYAAVLVMTAVLIIQTLLFGDGGITALGANILNMGILGAFLGYTVYTKLRNINEIAAIGIASWLSVFLAAVLAAIEIGMSRSLPFGKVLTLMAGYHAVIGIGEALLTIVIVQAVRAKLPEIGGVPA; encoded by the coding sequence TTGCACATTCCAGATGGACTTTTGAGCATGCCAGTAATAGTTATCACTTATATCATAATGGTAGCAACAGTTGCATATTCAGCAAAAAAGCTTAAAGATTTCCCAGAGAATAAGATTCCCCTTCTCGGGCTTTTTGCTGCTGGAATCTTTGCGGCTCAAATGGTAAACTTCCCAATAATAGGAGGGGTCAGCGGTCACTTGCTGGGAGCAACCCTTGTGGCAATATTACTCGGCCCCTATGCTGCTGTGCTTGTGATGACGGCAGTTCTGATAATCCAAACGCTGCTCTTTGGAGATGGCGGCATCACAGCGCTTGGAGCTAACATACTCAACATGGGAATACTCGGCGCTTTTTTGGGGTATACAGTTTACACCAAGCTAAGGAACATAAATGAAATTGCAGCAATTGGGATAGCCTCGTGGCTTTCAGTGTTCCTTGCAGCAGTTCTGGCAGCAATCGAAATTGGGATGAGCAGAAGCCTACCCTTCGGAAAGGTTTTAACGCTCATGGCAGGATATCACGCAGTAATAGGGATAGGTGAGGCATTATTAACCATAGTAATCGTCCAAGCAGTCAGGGCCAAACTTCCAGAGATAGGGGGTGTTCCTGCATGA
- the dapA gene encoding 4-hydroxy-tetrahydrodipicolinate synthase: MIEGIFPPVVTPFKEDESIDEERFASFLEFLVKRKVSGLFLLGTNGEGLSLEKEEKIRIMEIAVETVKGKVPVIAGTGAITTRETIKLSKEAERIGVDAIHVIVPYYYPLSREGILRHYAKVSQEVDLPILIYYIPSRTGNKIDVKTLCELAKLRNIIGIKDSSKDVTWFYNAIMAVKKENPDFVFLGGSDALIYTHLMLGGNGAVSAIANAFPEIVIKLYEEFRAGNLAKAKEIQDRILIIRQILKKYPYLSGIKAALKLRGIDMGVLRSPLVFLSKDQLQCLREELKAVGVI, encoded by the coding sequence ATGATTGAAGGAATTTTTCCTCCGGTTGTAACGCCTTTTAAGGAAGATGAAAGCATTGATGAAGAAAGATTTGCATCATTTTTGGAGTTTTTGGTTAAGAGAAAAGTTAGCGGACTTTTTCTTCTTGGAACTAATGGAGAAGGACTCTCACTCGAAAAGGAGGAGAAAATCAGGATCATGGAAATAGCCGTGGAAACCGTAAAGGGAAAAGTCCCTGTTATAGCTGGAACTGGAGCAATAACCACAAGGGAAACCATAAAGTTAAGTAAAGAGGCTGAGAGAATCGGGGTTGACGCAATCCATGTGATAGTTCCCTATTATTATCCATTGTCAAGAGAGGGTATCTTAAGGCACTATGCTAAAGTTTCTCAAGAAGTAGATCTTCCAATTCTGATCTATTACATTCCCAGCAGAACAGGAAACAAAATTGATGTAAAGACGCTGTGTGAGCTTGCTAAATTGAGAAACATAATTGGAATTAAGGACAGCTCCAAAGATGTGACATGGTTTTATAATGCTATTATGGCTGTAAAAAAGGAAAATCCAGATTTTGTATTTTTGGGTGGCAGTGATGCATTGATATACACCCATTTGATGTTGGGAGGGAATGGTGCAGTTTCAGCGATAGCAAATGCATTTCCCGAAATAGTGATTAAATTATACGAGGAGTTTAGGGCAGGAAATTTAGCCAAGGCAAAAGAGATTCAGGATAGGATTCTAATTATACGACAGATATTAAAGAAATACCCATATCTTTCTGGTATCAAAGCAGCTTTAAAACTTAGAGGTATTGATATGGGTGTTTTGAGGAGTCCTTTAGTTTTTTTGAGTAAAGATCAGTTGCAATGTTTAAGGGAGGAACTGAAAGCTGTTGGGGTTATATAG
- a CDS encoding zinc-dependent alcohol dehydrogenase family protein — translation MKAAVFKGEGKLVIEDVPKPDLSKDLIIPKKYKPNEFVKVRKEELVLLRVLAAGICGTDLHILSVPPGHTATPGAILGHEFVGEVVDVGSEVDNVNVGDLVAVDPNIKCGKCWFCRNGYPNMCPEMTTLGIYGNGGFAEYAVVPAKQVYVLPRSMDIDKAVLFEPLTTAVHNWEKVNLKPGENILIFGAGPIGAFFIKLAQISGANEIIVSEPSSLRREIARKLGATKVVDPINEDVVEIVHSVTKYGVDVAIDASGVPVVIEQAVRALRPGGRLSLFGQQNIHAFADKVSFTLMNQKELHIFGSYAAAKSFDQTIEILKKRETDDLKNIITHRLKLEDIHKGLELMRKKEALKVVIYP, via the coding sequence GTGAAAGCTGCAGTATTTAAAGGGGAAGGAAAGCTTGTAATTGAGGACGTTCCAAAGCCCGATCTGAGTAAAGACCTAATTATTCCAAAAAAATACAAACCAAATGAATTTGTAAAAGTCAGAAAAGAAGAGCTTGTCCTTTTGAGGGTTTTAGCAGCAGGAATCTGTGGAACTGACCTGCACATACTAAGCGTTCCCCCAGGACACACTGCCACTCCTGGAGCAATACTTGGACATGAGTTCGTTGGGGAGGTTGTGGACGTAGGAAGTGAAGTTGATAACGTTAATGTGGGAGATCTTGTAGCGGTTGATCCAAATATAAAGTGCGGAAAATGCTGGTTCTGTAGAAACGGCTATCCAAACATGTGTCCAGAAATGACGACTCTTGGAATATACGGAAATGGAGGATTCGCGGAATATGCAGTTGTTCCGGCTAAGCAGGTATATGTGCTCCCAAGGAGCATGGATATTGACAAGGCAGTTTTATTTGAACCTCTGACAACGGCAGTTCACAACTGGGAAAAGGTGAATTTAAAGCCAGGAGAGAACATCCTGATATTCGGAGCTGGGCCAATAGGGGCGTTTTTTATTAAACTCGCACAAATTTCGGGAGCAAATGAGATAATAGTTTCCGAACCAAGTTCCTTGAGAAGAGAAATCGCCAGAAAGCTTGGGGCAACAAAGGTTGTTGATCCCATAAATGAAGACGTTGTTGAAATTGTCCACTCGGTCACCAAATATGGGGTCGATGTTGCTATAGATGCAAGCGGAGTTCCAGTTGTCATAGAGCAAGCTGTTAGGGCATTAAGACCTGGAGGTAGGCTGTCCCTCTTTGGCCAGCAGAACATTCATGCCTTTGCAGATAAAGTTAGTTTTACCCTGATGAATCAGAAGGAACTCCATATATTTGGATCATACGCTGCAGCAAAAAGCTTTGATCAGACGATTGAAATACTGAAAAAAAGAGAGACCGATGATCTTAAGAATATAATTACCCATCGGCTTAAGCTTGAAGACATTCACAAAGGACTGGAGCTCATGAGGAAAAAGGAAGCCCTGAAGGTAGTGATTTATCCGTAG
- a CDS encoding acetamidase/formamidase family protein produces MILVPKDKHVYSFGPNMKPAAKAKPGDVVVFETIDALGDQIQSEKDTIAQIDFSRVNPATGPLYVEGAERNKVLAVKILDIKVGEEGVIVTAPNAGVLGNIVKAPKTRICRIKRGIVHFGNIKIPAKPMIGVIGVAYDEEVPTGTPGKHGGNMDTNLIAKDTTLYLPIFRKGGLLAIGDLHAVMADGEVCVSACEVSGSVKVEVDVLDGKLEWPLLETADAYYLLVSKEDINDAIREGVKLGVEALANANKLEWDEAYMLASLVMDVQISQIVDPAKTIRVKIPKEYVSLGAFLYTEGF; encoded by the coding sequence ATGATTCTGGTGCCAAAAGATAAGCATGTGTATTCTTTTGGTCCAAATATGAAGCCGGCAGCCAAAGCGAAGCCCGGCGATGTTGTTGTTTTCGAAACGATAGACGCTTTAGGAGATCAAATACAGTCTGAAAAAGATACGATAGCCCAGATCGACTTCTCCCGCGTAAATCCTGCTACAGGACCTCTCTACGTTGAGGGTGCCGAACGTAACAAAGTTCTGGCAGTTAAGATTCTTGATATCAAGGTGGGGGAGGAAGGTGTAATAGTCACCGCCCCAAATGCAGGGGTGCTTGGAAATATCGTTAAAGCACCAAAAACAAGGATATGCAGAATAAAGCGTGGCATCGTTCACTTTGGAAACATCAAGATACCGGCAAAGCCCATGATAGGGGTCATTGGCGTGGCATATGACGAAGAAGTCCCAACAGGAACACCTGGGAAACATGGAGGTAATATGGACACTAACCTGATAGCAAAAGATACAACATTGTACCTGCCGATCTTCAGAAAGGGAGGTCTTTTGGCAATAGGCGACCTGCATGCTGTCATGGCGGATGGTGAAGTGTGTGTCTCCGCCTGTGAAGTCTCTGGAAGCGTGAAAGTTGAAGTTGATGTGCTGGACGGAAAGCTTGAATGGCCCCTCCTTGAAACAGCCGACGCTTATTACCTCCTTGTATCCAAAGAGGATATAAACGACGCTATTCGGGAAGGAGTTAAACTGGGAGTTGAAGCACTTGCCAATGCCAACAAGCTTGAATGGGATGAGGCATATATGCTGGCAAGCCTTGTGATGGATGTCCAGATAAGCCAGATAGTTGATCCAGCGAAGACTATCAGGGTGAAAATCCCAAAGGAGTACGTGAGTCTTGGGGCATTTCTTTACACAGAAGGTTTTTAA
- the glmM gene encoding phosphoglucosamine mutase: protein MGKLFGTFGVRGIANEKITPEFALKIGMAFGTLLKREQPDKELWVVVGRDTRVSGEMLKNALISGLLSVGVNVIDVDIAPTPAIQFACRYFGVDGGAVITASHNPPEYNGIKLLEPNGLGLKKEREAVVEELFFKEEFDMAKWHEIGRLEKRDIIRPYIDAIKSKVDVEAIKKRKPFVVVDTSNGAGSLVLPYLLRELGCKVVSVNAHPDGHFPARNPEPNEENLQGFMKIVKALGADFGVAQDGDADRSVFIDENGNFIQGDKTFALVVKAMLQEHGGGLVVTTIATSHIIDELAKQYGGKVLKTKVGDLIVSRALLEHNGLVGGEENGGVIFPDHVLGRDGAMTVAKIVEIFAKSGKKFSELINELPKFYQVKTKRHIEGDRHAIVGKVAKIAEQKGFKIDTTDGTKILFDDGWVLVRASGTEPIIRIFAEARSEEKAKEYLDLGLSLLDEALKG, encoded by the coding sequence ATGGGAAAGCTGTTTGGAACATTTGGGGTAAGGGGAATCGCAAATGAAAAGATAACCCCGGAATTTGCCCTTAAGATAGGGATGGCATTTGGAACTTTGCTGAAAAGAGAGCAGCCGGACAAAGAACTTTGGGTTGTCGTGGGGAGGGACACAAGGGTAAGTGGTGAAATGCTGAAAAATGCATTAATTTCTGGACTTCTAAGTGTCGGAGTGAACGTTATTGACGTAGACATTGCCCCAACCCCTGCAATTCAGTTTGCATGCAGATACTTTGGAGTTGACGGCGGGGCAGTGATTACTGCATCCCACAACCCTCCAGAATACAATGGAATTAAGCTTTTGGAACCAAATGGGTTGGGCTTAAAGAAGGAGAGAGAGGCTGTTGTGGAGGAGCTATTCTTCAAAGAAGAATTCGACATGGCAAAGTGGCATGAAATTGGCCGTTTAGAAAAGAGAGACATAATAAGACCTTACATCGACGCAATAAAGTCTAAGGTTGATGTTGAAGCAATAAAGAAGAGAAAGCCCTTTGTAGTAGTTGACACTTCAAACGGTGCAGGCTCATTGGTGCTGCCCTATCTACTTAGGGAACTTGGCTGTAAGGTTGTCAGCGTGAATGCTCATCCGGATGGGCACTTCCCAGCAAGAAATCCAGAGCCAAATGAAGAGAATCTGCAGGGATTCATGAAGATTGTCAAAGCGTTGGGGGCAGATTTTGGTGTTGCTCAAGACGGGGATGCAGACCGTTCAGTGTTCATTGATGAGAATGGAAACTTCATTCAGGGAGACAAAACGTTTGCTCTCGTTGTTAAGGCAATGCTTCAAGAACATGGCGGAGGCTTGGTTGTTACAACGATAGCAACCTCACACATAATTGATGAGCTTGCAAAGCAGTACGGAGGAAAAGTTCTCAAGACGAAGGTTGGAGACTTGATAGTTTCAAGGGCTTTGCTCGAGCACAATGGCTTGGTTGGCGGAGAGGAGAATGGTGGCGTGATTTTCCCGGATCATGTCTTGGGCAGAGATGGAGCAATGACTGTGGCAAAGATAGTTGAGATATTTGCAAAGAGCGGAAAGAAGTTCAGCGAGCTTATTAACGAGCTTCCCAAGTTCTATCAGGTGAAGACAAAGAGGCACATTGAGGGAGATAGGCATGCAATAGTTGGAAAAGTCGCCAAAATTGCGGAGCAGAAAGGCTTTAAGATCGACACAACAGATGGAACAAAGATCCTCTTTGACGATGGCTGGGTTTTGGTTAGAGCAAGCGGAACAGAGCCAATAATAAGGATTTTCGCAGAGGCGAGGAGCGAAGAGAAGGCTAAAGAATATCTTGATCTGGGACTTAGCCTTTTGGATGAGGCTTTGAAGGGTTAA
- a CDS encoding energy-coupling factor ABC transporter ATP-binding protein, with product MIEIRNLHFSYGEREILRGINLEIKKGEIFGLLGPNGAGKSTLILHLNGILKPKKGEILVDGVNPVENPREVRRKVGIVFQDPNDQLFSPTVFEDVAFGPYNLGLRGQELEEKVYEALKVVGMESYADREIKHLSFGEKKRIAIATVLAMDPEILVFDEPFANLDFRGKEQVRTLIEQFKGKKTIILASHEAEYLALCDRIALIDRGRIIKVGTPEEILRDVELLKAHNLEVPPLIELFLSLGLGMPKNLEDAIEMLRLRNKG from the coding sequence ATGATAGAAATAAGAAATCTGCATTTTTCCTATGGTGAAAGGGAAATACTCAGAGGCATAAATTTAGAAATCAAAAAAGGAGAGATCTTCGGATTATTAGGCCCCAATGGAGCCGGAAAATCAACCCTCATTCTGCATTTGAATGGCATATTAAAGCCCAAAAAGGGGGAAATTCTGGTTGATGGAGTAAATCCAGTTGAAAATCCACGGGAAGTTAGGAGAAAAGTGGGAATAGTTTTTCAGGATCCAAACGACCAACTCTTCTCGCCGACTGTTTTTGAGGATGTCGCCTTCGGACCATATAACTTAGGATTGAGGGGTCAGGAACTCGAAGAGAAGGTTTATGAAGCGTTGAAAGTTGTTGGGATGGAAAGCTACGCTGATAGAGAGATAAAGCATTTGAGCTTTGGGGAGAAGAAGAGGATTGCAATAGCCACTGTTTTGGCAATGGATCCGGAAATTCTGGTCTTCGATGAACCTTTTGCAAACCTTGACTTTAGAGGAAAAGAACAAGTTAGAACACTTATTGAGCAATTTAAAGGGAAGAAGACGATAATCTTGGCTTCTCATGAAGCTGAGTATTTAGCGCTCTGCGATAGAATTGCATTGATTGATAGGGGACGGATAATCAAGGTTGGCACTCCAGAGGAAATTTTGAGAGATGTTGAACTCTTGAAAGCTCACAACTTAGAGGTTCCGCCCCTCATTGAGCTGTTTCTCAGCTTAGGCTTAGGGATGCCAAAAAATCTCGAAGATGCTATAGAGATGCTCAGGCTTAGAAATAAGGGTTAA
- a CDS encoding MBL fold metallo-hydrolase, translated as MTGDEQEELGVILYFIGTAASEGIPNPLCKCSTCQEARKFAFAQRKPPTLAVLLKRGGVVLFDVGSDIGEHLPGVSIRTVFLTHWHNDHTYGLYKLRWVAKKLSLYAPREGADTTILNEPRNLEIHFIKAGDTIKLPPLKITALKLNHFPETLGYLLESKKKKVAILYDTKGLPEETYELLKKKKPKVALVDATYPPGVEMPTHNNVDEAALLGLSVAEKVYLTHIAHHNLPFTKLLEYVIEKYGEKVNVAYDGMVVYV; from the coding sequence GTGACAGGAGATGAGCAGGAGGAATTGGGAGTGATACTATACTTCATAGGAACCGCAGCTTCTGAAGGAATCCCTAATCCATTATGCAAATGCTCAACTTGTCAAGAGGCAAGAAAGTTTGCTTTTGCTCAAAGAAAACCGCCCACCCTTGCAGTGCTTTTGAAGAGAGGGGGGGTTGTGCTGTTCGATGTTGGTTCTGATATTGGTGAGCATCTGCCAGGAGTTTCAATTAGAACTGTATTCCTGACACATTGGCACAATGACCATACGTATGGTCTCTACAAGTTGAGGTGGGTGGCAAAGAAGCTCTCATTATATGCACCGAGGGAAGGTGCCGATACCACAATTCTCAATGAACCAAGAAACCTCGAAATTCACTTCATCAAAGCAGGGGATACAATAAAGCTTCCTCCTCTAAAGATAACCGCATTAAAGCTGAATCACTTCCCAGAAACCCTCGGGTATCTTTTGGAAAGCAAAAAGAAAAAGGTTGCTATCCTGTATGACACCAAGGGGCTTCCTGAAGAGACATATGAGCTTCTTAAAAAGAAGAAGCCCAAAGTTGCTCTTGTTGATGCCACATACCCTCCAGGCGTTGAGATGCCAACCCACAACAACGTTGATGAAGCCGCACTCCTTGGCTTGAGTGTCGCTGAAAAAGTTTACCTAACCCATATTGCCCATCATAATCTGCCATTCACGAAGCTGCTTGAATACGTGATTGAAAAGTATGGGGAGAAAGTTAACGTTGCATACGATGGCATGGTGGTGTACGTGTAA